One window of Treponema denticola genomic DNA carries:
- a CDS encoding NAD(P)-dependent oxidoreductase: MKVENCDVGFIGLGVMGKSMAERLRAAGAKMHVFTRTKKSAEEILSKGAIWYDDPSSLAPNCKIIFTIVGYPQDVEETYFGEKGLLKTAKPGTIFADMTTSSPILAKKIYDGAKKKECFSVDAPVSGGDIGAKNGTLSIMAGGDEKAFKELEPFFACMGKTWALQGGAGAGQHTKMANQIAVAANLFGTVEAVCYAEAAGLDPQKMLSAIGGGAAGSWQILNNGPKMLQKDFAPGFYIKHFLKDLNITLTVAKELKLHIPVLELAQNFFNKMNEEGYAEKGTQAIYEYYKTI; this comes from the coding sequence ATGAAGGTTGAAAATTGCGATGTGGGCTTTATAGGCCTTGGAGTTATGGGAAAAAGCATGGCTGAAAGATTAAGAGCGGCCGGGGCTAAGATGCACGTTTTTACGCGTACAAAAAAATCCGCCGAAGAGATTCTTTCAAAGGGGGCTATTTGGTATGATGACCCGTCAAGCCTTGCTCCCAATTGTAAAATCATTTTTACGATTGTCGGCTATCCGCAAGATGTTGAAGAAACATATTTCGGAGAAAAGGGTTTATTAAAAACCGCAAAGCCCGGAACGATTTTTGCCGATATGACGACCTCAAGTCCGATTTTGGCAAAAAAGATTTATGATGGGGCAAAGAAAAAAGAATGCTTTTCTGTAGACGCTCCCGTTTCAGGCGGAGATATAGGAGCTAAAAACGGAACCCTTTCGATTATGGCAGGCGGGGATGAAAAAGCCTTTAAAGAGCTTGAACCTTTTTTTGCCTGCATGGGAAAAACTTGGGCTCTGCAGGGCGGTGCAGGAGCAGGGCAGCACACTAAGATGGCAAACCAAATAGCCGTAGCCGCGAATCTTTTCGGTACTGTCGAAGCTGTCTGTTATGCCGAGGCCGCAGGCCTTGACCCTCAAAAAATGCTTTCGGCTATCGGGGGCGGTGCTGCAGGAAGTTGGCAGATTTTAAACAACGGGCCTAAAATGCTTCAAAAAGATTTTGCTCCGGGCTTCTATATTAAACACTTTTTAAAAGATTTAAACATAACCTTAACTGTTGCAAAAGAACTCAAACTGCACATTCCCGTTTTGGAGCTTGCACAAAATTTCTTTAATAAGATGAATGAAGAAGGCTATGCCGAAAAAGGAACTCAGGCCATATACGAGTACTATAAAACTATCTAA
- a CDS encoding ABC transporter substrate-binding protein: MKIKFLFVCALCTLFFVSCGSKTVSYLDQPASDAYNKILKEEMENLPDFSAPAVLVKDLQIAGTPSDLKWYTSYPKDLSSKALKKGGIFYGFLGDIPNTFRYMGPGADELCVRLFNTQMPLLWTSFETFEFMPCSAVFWAVDISSKTVYYKLNENIFWSDGEPCTADDWIFADEFCKSKKIVDPAKNRKHNNLEVKKINDFCLSVHVLDNQIYTEQELLDISNFKPIARHFYKGQIPDDWVARYNRTVEPTTGPYILKKYDYNNGLHFAKVENWWAQTYPHFKAIANFDEIFYRIITGDKRPAFTKFARGLFDVIHIDDPGEWAKAEASKDVQNGFINLWRGRHVPVQGPAGLFFNTQAPPLDNPFVRKGLYYAVDIDGMISRVYADKRVKLHTIGSGQTWGSAEFNNPEIKKPSFDPKKAREFFLRAGYDRVNSSGILVNSEGKELSFVILYDDPSLYEAFGLLYAQALLAGLKLEFRQMGGKLFDKLESRDFQAWWGSLNSYRLPDNYSLFHSSFAKSKSFNNFFGYSNPEMDILLEKYEKGSLTYVEKAAVNRRIEKIVDEDALMIPSFYKDTIDVMAWKWICFPAWLNMKYQKYLDDPMFGYMWFDGDIEKECLKAKNENKILQMRAYFLSERYK, encoded by the coding sequence TTGAAAATTAAGTTTTTGTTTGTTTGTGCTTTATGCACTCTTTTTTTTGTTTCATGCGGTTCTAAAACGGTATCTTATCTTGATCAGCCGGCTTCCGATGCTTACAATAAAATTTTAAAAGAAGAGATGGAAAATCTTCCTGATTTTTCCGCTCCGGCCGTCTTAGTTAAAGACCTCCAAATTGCCGGAACTCCCTCCGATTTGAAATGGTATACATCCTATCCTAAAGACCTTTCTTCTAAGGCCTTAAAAAAAGGCGGTATTTTTTACGGTTTTTTAGGCGATATACCGAATACCTTCCGCTATATGGGGCCGGGCGCCGATGAGCTTTGTGTAAGGCTTTTTAATACTCAAATGCCGCTTTTATGGACCTCATTTGAAACCTTTGAATTTATGCCCTGTTCCGCCGTATTCTGGGCTGTCGATATTTCTTCTAAAACGGTGTATTATAAGCTCAACGAAAATATTTTCTGGTCGGACGGCGAGCCTTGTACGGCTGATGATTGGATTTTTGCTGACGAATTTTGTAAATCCAAAAAAATTGTTGATCCTGCAAAAAACAGAAAACATAATAATCTTGAAGTAAAAAAGATTAATGACTTTTGTTTATCCGTACATGTTCTGGATAATCAAATTTATACTGAACAGGAACTTTTAGATATAAGTAATTTTAAGCCCATCGCAAGGCATTTTTATAAGGGGCAAATCCCTGATGACTGGGTTGCGAGGTATAACCGTACGGTTGAACCGACTACAGGGCCTTATATTCTTAAAAAGTATGACTATAATAACGGACTTCATTTTGCTAAAGTGGAAAATTGGTGGGCACAAACCTATCCTCATTTTAAGGCAATTGCTAATTTCGATGAGATTTTTTATAGGATAATTACCGGCGACAAAAGACCGGCTTTTACAAAATTTGCCCGCGGTCTATTTGATGTAATTCATATAGACGATCCGGGAGAATGGGCTAAAGCTGAGGCCTCTAAAGATGTCCAAAACGGTTTTATAAATCTTTGGCGGGGCCGCCATGTTCCGGTACAAGGGCCGGCAGGTTTATTTTTTAATACACAGGCACCTCCCCTCGATAATCCGTTTGTAAGAAAAGGACTTTATTATGCAGTTGATATCGATGGGATGATCAGCAGGGTCTATGCCGATAAAAGAGTCAAGCTTCACACAATCGGTTCAGGTCAAACATGGGGCAGTGCTGAATTTAATAATCCGGAGATAAAAAAACCGTCTTTTGATCCTAAAAAAGCCCGTGAGTTTTTTTTAAGGGCAGGGTATGATAGGGTAAATTCTTCAGGTATCTTGGTCAATTCCGAAGGGAAAGAATTGAGTTTTGTTATTCTATATGACGATCCTTCATTATATGAAGCTTTCGGGCTTCTATATGCTCAGGCTCTGCTTGCAGGCCTTAAGCTTGAATTTAGGCAGATGGGAGGCAAACTCTTTGATAAGCTTGAAAGCAGAGACTTCCAAGCTTGGTGGGGCAGTCTTAATTCTTACCGCCTACCCGATAATTACAGTCTTTTTCATTCTTCATTTGCTAAATCGAAAAGTTTTAATAATTTTTTCGGCTATTCAAATCCTGAAATGGATATTCTTTTAGAAAAATATGAAAAAGGCTCTTTAACCTATGTAGAAAAAGCTGCTGTAAACCGCCGGATTGAAAAAATTGTAGATGAGGACGCCCTTATGATTCCTTCATTTTACAAGGATACAATAGATGTTATGGCATGGAAGTGGATTTGCTTCCCCGCATGGCTTAATATGAAATATCAAAAATACCTTGATGACCCCATGTTCGGTTATATGTGGTTTGACGGCGATATTGAAAAAGAATGTTTAAAAGCAAAAAATGAAAATAAGATTCTTCAAATGAGGGCTTATTTTTTGAGTGAAAGGTACAAGTAA
- a CDS encoding formate/nitrite transporter family protein, with product MSEKMYCDPAEILEVTVQKGIAKASTPVWKLVCLGFLAGVFIAFASEGSNMAACGLFAKSETYGLGKFVAGLIFPVGLILVLLAGAELFTGNNLIIAAVLEKKVSFSAMIKNWLAVYIGNFIGSVFIAFLIVKSGQLSSGASLLGGITIKIAYGKVSLSFVQAVFLGIMCNWLVCLAVWLCYGAKDMTGKMLAAFFPIWLFITSGFEHSVANMYYIPAGIFSKSVSAYAAASGLSAEALSNINWANFFIKNLMPVTLGNIIGGAFFVGMFYWICYKKK from the coding sequence ATGTCTGAAAAAATGTATTGTGATCCGGCCGAGATTTTGGAAGTTACGGTGCAAAAGGGTATTGCAAAGGCTTCGACTCCTGTGTGGAAACTGGTTTGTTTAGGATTTTTGGCAGGGGTTTTTATTGCATTTGCTTCGGAAGGCTCCAATATGGCTGCCTGCGGGCTTTTTGCAAAGTCTGAAACTTACGGCCTTGGAAAATTTGTTGCAGGGCTTATCTTTCCTGTGGGGCTCATCTTGGTTCTCCTTGCCGGAGCCGAACTTTTTACGGGCAACAATCTGATAATTGCAGCCGTTTTAGAAAAAAAGGTGAGCTTTTCTGCAATGATTAAAAACTGGCTTGCCGTTTATATCGGAAATTTTATAGGTTCTGTTTTTATTGCTTTTTTAATTGTAAAAAGCGGACAGCTTTCAAGCGGTGCAAGTCTTTTGGGAGGGATTACGATAAAAATTGCTTACGGCAAGGTTTCGCTTTCTTTTGTGCAGGCTGTTTTTTTAGGAATTATGTGTAATTGGCTGGTCTGCCTTGCGGTCTGGCTCTGCTATGGCGCTAAGGATATGACCGGAAAAATGCTTGCCGCCTTTTTCCCGATTTGGCTTTTTATAACTTCCGGTTTTGAGCACAGTGTTGCGAACATGTATTATATCCCTGCGGGGATTTTCTCGAAAAGCGTTTCGGCCTATGCTGCCGCTTCCGGTCTTTCCGCCGAGGCTCTTTCAAATATAAATTGGGCTAATTTTTTTATAAAGAATTTAATGCCCGTTACCCTCGGAAACATAATAGGCGGAGCCTTTTTTGTCGGAATGTTTTATTGGATTTGTTATAAGAAAAAATAA
- a CDS encoding Glu/Leu/Phe/Val family dehydrogenase — protein MASTYEKLLITITEAANTANLPEDDYISLLSPEREMHVSIPVKMDNGKIKVFSGYRVQHSTLRGPAKGGIRFHQDVNIDEVRSLSAWMTFKCAVADIPYGGGKGGICVNPSHLSETELEKLTRGYTRRIASFIGPRTDIPAPDVGTNAKVMAWIADSYSEYAGEFSPAVVTGKPLPLSGSKGRVEATGRGVLFATREILKKLNKNLKDQSVVIQGLGNVGGVTADLFYKDGARIIAISDTSSAIYNEKGLNIPKILKHKKEGKKLNSFEDDFTRITNEELLELKADILVPAALENQITEKNASNIKASIIIEAANGPVTPEADKILEKNNIITVPDVLANSGGVIVSYFEWVQNLQGFYWTEEEVNKRLEDKMIEAFRLVWDVKEAYKVSMRKAAYIKALKELVETQKVKGIN, from the coding sequence ATGGCGAGTACATACGAAAAACTTTTAATCACAATAACGGAAGCCGCAAATACGGCTAATCTGCCAGAAGACGATTACATATCCCTTTTAAGCCCTGAAAGAGAGATGCATGTTTCAATACCCGTAAAAATGGACAACGGAAAAATCAAGGTTTTTAGCGGCTACAGGGTTCAACATTCTACATTAAGAGGCCCTGCAAAGGGAGGAATAAGATTTCACCAAGATGTAAACATAGATGAGGTACGCTCCCTTTCTGCATGGATGACCTTTAAATGTGCCGTTGCCGATATTCCCTACGGGGGCGGTAAAGGAGGTATTTGCGTAAATCCTTCACATCTTTCAGAAACGGAACTTGAAAAGCTGACAAGAGGCTACACAAGGCGGATTGCTTCTTTTATAGGCCCTAGAACGGATATACCTGCCCCGGATGTCGGAACAAATGCAAAGGTGATGGCTTGGATAGCAGACAGCTACAGTGAATATGCCGGAGAATTCAGCCCCGCAGTTGTTACAGGAAAACCTCTTCCTCTCAGCGGCTCTAAGGGACGAGTAGAAGCCACAGGCCGCGGAGTTCTTTTTGCAACGAGGGAAATTTTAAAAAAACTCAATAAAAACTTAAAAGACCAAAGTGTGGTTATCCAAGGTCTTGGAAATGTCGGCGGCGTTACTGCAGATCTTTTTTATAAAGACGGAGCCAGGATAATTGCAATAAGCGATACAAGCAGTGCAATATACAATGAAAAGGGTTTGAATATTCCTAAAATACTCAAACATAAAAAAGAAGGGAAAAAACTGAATTCTTTTGAAGACGATTTTACAAGAATAACCAATGAAGAACTATTGGAACTTAAAGCCGATATTTTGGTTCCGGCCGCCCTCGAAAATCAAATTACCGAAAAAAACGCATCAAATATTAAGGCCTCTATAATCATCGAAGCAGCAAACGGCCCCGTCACCCCTGAAGCCGATAAAATCCTCGAAAAAAATAACATTATAACTGTGCCCGATGTTCTTGCCAACTCGGGAGGCGTAATCGTTTCATACTTTGAATGGGTGCAAAACCTGCAAGGTTTTTATTGGACGGAAGAAGAAGTCAACAAGCGCCTTGAAGATAAGATGATTGAAGCCTTCAGGCTGGTATGGGACGTAAAAGAGGCCTATAAGGTCAGCATGAGAAAGGCAGCCTATATTAAGGCCTTAAAAGAACTTGTAGAAACTCAAAAAGTTAAGGGAATTAACTAA
- a CDS encoding orotate phosphoribosyltransferase — MHKDEKKIAEVQKKYGPLLAKTAFELGALKLSPNEPFTWASGYRMPIYNDNRRFLALPEMRRSIAEAFAELLKAVDFDPEWLAGTATAGIPHSVSLGDLLKKSVSYVRSGGKDHGLKNQIEGLGANADYKGADVLVVEDLISTGGSSIKAVEAVRNANGKVPFCFAIFSYGFAEAEKAFAELKPPCIPVTILNYDIMLDEAVKQNYISEENKKSLAEWRLDPFGWGEKHGFPKV; from the coding sequence ATGCACAAAGATGAAAAAAAAATAGCAGAGGTTCAAAAAAAATATGGGCCGCTTTTAGCTAAAACGGCTTTTGAGCTGGGAGCCTTAAAGCTTTCTCCCAATGAGCCATTTACTTGGGCATCAGGCTACCGTATGCCCATTTATAACGATAACCGCCGTTTTTTAGCCCTGCCTGAGATGCGCCGTTCTATAGCCGAAGCCTTCGCAGAGCTTTTAAAAGCTGTTGACTTTGACCCCGAATGGCTTGCAGGAACAGCAACGGCAGGAATTCCTCATTCCGTAAGTTTGGGCGACCTCTTGAAAAAAAGCGTTTCCTATGTACGCTCAGGCGGAAAAGATCACGGCTTAAAAAATCAAATTGAGGGTTTGGGTGCTAATGCGGATTATAAAGGTGCCGATGTGCTTGTTGTTGAAGATTTAATTTCGACAGGGGGAAGCTCCATCAAGGCTGTTGAGGCTGTGCGTAATGCAAACGGCAAGGTTCCTTTTTGTTTTGCTATCTTTTCCTACGGATTTGCAGAAGCTGAAAAAGCTTTTGCCGAATTAAAGCCTCCCTGTATTCCGGTTACTATTTTAAACTACGATATTATGTTGGATGAGGCCGTAAAGCAAAACTATATAAGCGAAGAAAATAAAAAGAGTCTGGCCGAATGGAGGCTCGATCCCTTCGGTTGGGGCGAAAAACACGGTTTTCCCAAGGTCTAA
- a CDS encoding MGH1-like glycoside hydrolase domain-containing protein → MNKRDFPRVHFYDQDFVDIYDRTWAWVHDFWHSTGDGKQGTEGFFIYPEADGNFLNQYETIFSSFFFVYSNKNYTPNSALDFFYDRQEENGAIRNRYNFDTKEPVLKRDNPEGLGMPLFAWAEYNIYHKTGNKKRVKDIMPVLIKYMDWIDKMFKADNGLYKSPLETVNMPNTPRKESVFLTDFNSALAVNALYMSALGDILNDKEIDFQYKRLYFTIKTRINSMMWNEEDGFYYDLDAEGKQIKKKTLAGFWPMLAEIPNEDKAALLVEHLSNPKTFGVDHPFPSLAADEPEYDENGNGACGSVFPILNFVVVKGLEKYNRWEIARECVIRHLYYVLETLSPAGNSKKQGFLWEAYSPVKEGPAQWKGKPAFPRKQYLLGVGLSTISLMIENVIGLSISLPRKTVNWTVPNLEVMGIENLSLKRNLITILSSKSQRGWEIHMESEKLYYFTINILNEKKKTLPIPSGKCSMLIDKL, encoded by the coding sequence GTGAATAAAAGAGATTTTCCGCGTGTTCATTTTTACGATCAAGATTTCGTGGACATTTACGATAGAACATGGGCTTGGGTTCATGATTTTTGGCATTCGACAGGCGACGGCAAACAGGGTACCGAGGGCTTTTTTATTTATCCCGAAGCGGACGGCAATTTTTTAAATCAATATGAAACTATATTTTCTTCTTTTTTCTTTGTTTATTCCAATAAGAATTATACACCGAATTCCGCCCTTGATTTTTTTTATGACAGGCAGGAAGAAAACGGAGCTATACGCAATAGATATAATTTTGATACAAAGGAACCTGTTTTAAAACGGGATAATCCGGAAGGGCTGGGAATGCCCTTATTTGCATGGGCTGAGTACAATATTTATCATAAGACGGGAAACAAAAAGCGTGTAAAGGATATTATGCCTGTTTTGATTAAATACATGGACTGGATTGACAAAATGTTTAAGGCCGATAACGGTCTGTACAAAAGTCCTCTTGAAACGGTTAATATGCCTAATACGCCTCGAAAAGAATCCGTTTTTTTAACCGATTTTAATTCGGCCCTTGCGGTAAATGCCCTTTATATGTCTGCTTTAGGCGATATACTAAACGACAAAGAAATAGACTTTCAGTATAAGAGGTTGTATTTTACGATAAAAACCAGAATTAATTCTATGATGTGGAATGAAGAAGACGGTTTTTATTATGATCTCGATGCTGAGGGTAAGCAGATAAAGAAGAAGACTCTTGCCGGTTTTTGGCCTATGCTTGCCGAGATTCCCAATGAGGATAAGGCCGCCCTTCTGGTAGAACACCTATCCAATCCTAAAACTTTCGGTGTTGATCATCCTTTTCCAAGTCTTGCAGCCGATGAGCCTGAATATGACGAAAACGGAAACGGTGCATGCGGCAGCGTCTTCCCCATTTTGAACTTTGTTGTCGTAAAAGGCTTGGAAAAATATAACCGCTGGGAGATAGCAAGAGAGTGTGTTATAAGGCATCTTTACTATGTGCTTGAAACCCTTTCGCCTGCAGGCAATTCAAAAAAGCAGGGCTTTTTATGGGAGGCCTATTCTCCTGTCAAAGAAGGCCCTGCCCAATGGAAGGGAAAGCCTGCTTTTCCGCGTAAACAATACCTTTTGGGTGTAGGTCTTTCTACAATTAGCCTGATGATAGAAAACGTTATAGGGCTTTCAATAAGTCTTCCGCGCAAAACGGTAAATTGGACTGTGCCTAATCTTGAAGTAATGGGTATAGAAAACTTAAGCCTTAAACGGAACCTAATCACTATTCTTTCATCCAAGAGCCAGAGGGGCTGGGAAATTCACATGGAAAGCGAAAAGCTCTATTATTTTACCATAAATATCCTAAACGAAAAGAAGAAGACTTTGCCGATTCCCTCGGGTAAGTGTTCAATGCTGATAGACAAACTTTAA
- a CDS encoding tetratricopeptide repeat protein, whose protein sequence is MKINKQILVCFSFLMVISLVFSCKTIEKTAKKSPREEFTDKLTQLSQKGDLEGILKLIDESDPELTNGFKVQYLKLSILISMRKTKEAETFANELSKEHPNNTEILYAQVMLAQAENNLQKKDQYLKKILAINPKDSRALTEQGLDFYSAKRYNDARKKFIEAYKADPKCTEALIGLGRINYLDGKLDQAESNLTAALEHEPNNSTALAELARIKSETNRMYQALQDINKAAKLEPNNPSHWNDIGSYNLTIGRKEEAKKAYDKVIELTPDSYVAYIYRAGINDELGYKEEALNDYIKVCNLYPPYYFALEGAGILFWEKGDWLNAGTAFLKALNKAPASYQYALLYTISLYKQNKKPDAKKFMQNYLKSINRTEKENEYFLCRLFVDFSGDSELINRATAESDMVKKGRLFFYLGEFYNLTKKYALAEKCYVQVMSIENPAFFEYRFAKKAMDEFNSSTGK, encoded by the coding sequence ATGAAAATAAACAAGCAAATTTTAGTATGTTTTAGTTTTTTGATGGTCATCTCCCTAGTTTTTTCGTGTAAAACAATCGAAAAAACCGCCAAAAAAAGTCCAAGAGAGGAATTTACCGATAAGCTTACCCAACTTTCTCAAAAGGGAGATTTGGAAGGCATTTTAAAATTAATAGATGAATCGGATCCTGAACTGACCAATGGTTTTAAGGTTCAATATCTAAAACTTTCCATCCTCATTTCGATGAGAAAAACAAAGGAAGCGGAAACTTTTGCAAATGAACTTTCCAAAGAGCATCCCAATAATACCGAAATTCTTTATGCCCAGGTTATGCTAGCCCAAGCTGAAAACAATCTGCAAAAGAAAGATCAATATTTGAAAAAGATATTGGCCATAAACCCCAAAGATTCAAGAGCCTTAACCGAGCAGGGTTTGGATTTTTACTCTGCCAAAAGATATAATGATGCCAGAAAAAAATTTATAGAAGCCTATAAGGCAGATCCTAAATGTACTGAAGCTCTTATAGGACTGGGACGCATAAACTATCTTGACGGAAAACTTGATCAAGCAGAATCGAATTTAACGGCAGCTTTGGAACATGAACCTAATAACAGCACAGCCCTTGCAGAACTTGCCCGTATAAAATCCGAAACAAATAGAATGTATCAAGCCCTTCAGGATATAAATAAGGCAGCGAAACTTGAACCTAATAACCCTAGCCATTGGAATGATATAGGCTCTTACAATCTTACAATAGGCAGAAAAGAAGAAGCAAAAAAAGCTTATGACAAGGTTATAGAACTTACACCCGATTCTTATGTAGCCTATATTTACCGTGCCGGCATAAACGATGAGCTCGGCTATAAGGAAGAAGCCCTCAATGATTACATAAAGGTATGCAACCTTTATCCGCCCTATTATTTTGCGCTGGAAGGAGCCGGTATCTTGTTTTGGGAAAAAGGAGACTGGCTAAATGCAGGAACCGCATTTTTAAAAGCCTTAAACAAGGCTCCGGCCTCTTATCAATATGCACTTTTGTATACCATAAGCCTCTATAAACAAAATAAAAAACCGGATGCAAAAAAATTTATGCAAAACTATCTAAAATCAATCAATCGTACCGAAAAAGAAAACGAATACTTTTTATGCCGCCTTTTTGTAGATTTTTCGGGAGACAGCGAACTGATAAACAGGGCAACAGCAGAAAGCGACATGGTAAAAAAAGGAAGACTGTTTTTTTATCTCGGAGAATTTTACAATCTAACCAAAAAATATGCTCTTGCCGAAAAATGTTACGTTCAAGTAATGTCGATAGAAAACCCTGCCTTTTTTGAATATCGTTTTGCAAAAAAAGCCATGGATGAATTTAACTCAAGCACCGGAAAATAA
- a CDS encoding Rpn family recombination-promoting nuclease/putative transposase: protein MSTSNRKYKDSVFVDLFSEDEKAKENFLSLYNALHGTKLTATAQLKNVRLDQVLYMTFYNDVSYLIDNKIIVLVEHQSTINPNMPLRCLEYISRLYETLFESKEKYSRKLLNIPTPEFYVFYNGDETYPSDKTLKLSDAFIEKTVKPNLELTVKIININQQNHHPLLKNCKTMYEYTIFVETVRRWKKTDPQNGFQKAIEECIANDILRDYLKRKTKEVLNMLLAEYDYETDIAVQRAEEREIAFAEGISQGVYQNKLETAKNLAEMGFTVEAIAKATGLSCEEIEKL, encoded by the coding sequence ATGAGTACTTCAAACAGAAAATACAAAGATTCGGTCTTTGTTGATTTGTTCAGTGAAGATGAAAAGGCAAAAGAGAATTTTTTGTCTCTTTATAATGCATTACACGGCACAAAACTTACGGCTACAGCACAGCTGAAAAATGTAAGACTTGATCAGGTCCTTTATATGACATTCTATAATGATGTGTCATATCTTATTGATAACAAAATCATAGTGCTGGTAGAGCATCAATCCACTATAAACCCAAATATGCCTTTACGCTGCCTTGAATACATAAGCCGCCTTTATGAAACTCTATTTGAATCAAAAGAAAAATACAGCCGTAAACTCTTAAACATTCCGACGCCCGAATTTTATGTATTTTATAATGGGGATGAAACCTATCCTTCCGATAAAACATTAAAACTATCAGATGCTTTTATAGAAAAGACGGTAAAACCTAATCTTGAGTTGACCGTTAAGATAATAAACATAAATCAGCAAAATCACCATCCCTTGCTTAAAAACTGCAAAACGATGTATGAGTACACAATATTTGTAGAAACGGTACGAAGATGGAAAAAAACAGATCCTCAAAACGGTTTTCAAAAAGCGATTGAAGAATGTATAGCAAATGATATATTGCGTGATTATTTAAAACGCAAGACTAAGGAGGTATTGAATATGTTACTAGCCGAATATGATTATGAAACAGATATAGCTGTGCAGCGTGCTGAAGAACGGGAAATAGCTTTTGCTGAGGGAATATCTCAGGGTGTTTACCAAAATAAACTGGAAACTGCTAAAAATTTAGCTGAAATGGGGTTTACTGTAGAAGCAATCGCAAAAGCTACAGGTTTAAGCTGTGAAGAAATCGAGAAACTATAA
- the rpmB gene encoding 50S ribosomal protein L28, whose translation MSRVCEICGKGTMSGNSVSKSKIHTRRVWKPNLVNVKTEIGGRTLTIKMCSRCLKSDYVTKKV comes from the coding sequence ATGTCAAGAGTATGTGAAATTTGCGGAAAAGGCACAATGTCAGGTAACTCTGTAAGTAAGTCCAAAATTCACACAAGAAGAGTTTGGAAGCCCAATTTGGTAAATGTAAAGACAGAAATCGGCGGCAGAACTCTAACCATTAAAATGTGTTCTCGATGCTTAAAAAGCGATTACGTTACAAAGAAAGTTTAG